The window CTCTCCGCCGATTCTCTCCTCAGCCCCTGAGCGGTCCTCAATTCCCTTAAGCTTAAGCAGGTAGATGTCCTTGTAAGGTTTGAGCCCTTCAATGGGGAGCTCCTCCTTCCTTGTTCCTCTGTAAAGGGTAACCTTATCTATGACCTCCATCTGCCTTTCAAATATGTCAGACTCAGATTTAACCTTGAGTTCACCTTTTAGACCGTGAACTCCGACAACTTTACCGATTAGTATTTCTCCTTCATGGCTAAAAGCTTTTCTTTTCCTCCTCTCAAGTATATCCTTTAAACTCCTCTTCCTTTTCACCCTCTTTCCTCCAGTCTCTTTGAGTAGACTTTAATAATTCTCCTTTTAACGATTTCATCACTGAATATATTCCTACAGATTTTCCTTTTCCTTAAGATTAAGATTTGTTTTTGTCCTTTCAAATAAAAAAGGGGGCCGAAGCCCCCTTATCGTTTCTTATAAAACTGACCTTAGAACTTGAGGTCAGCCTGAGCCCAGACGTGGTGCTCTTGCTCGTCGTCTCCCTTGATTGCCTTGAAGGCATCGTCTGGATCAAAGTAGTCATAACCAAGTGAGAGGCAGAGGTTCTTGCTGTACTTGTACTTAAGCTCAAGGTCTGCTTCCCAACCGATGTCGTCACCGAGGTTCTTGTTGTCAGAAAGCCTGATAACGTCCTCAGCAGCTGTGAAGTAGTGGAGGTCAAGTCCTAGAGCTACTTTATCCATTGGC of the Thermovibrio guaymasensis genome contains:
- the rimM gene encoding ribosome maturation factor RimM (Essential for efficient processing of 16S rRNA), translating into MKRKRSLKDILERRKRKAFSHEGEILIGKVVGVHGLKGELKVKSESDIFERQMEVIDKVTLYRGTRKEELPIEGLKPYKDIYLLKLKGIEDRSGAEERIGGELWIKEEERAPLEEGEFYYEDLIGLEVYDEKGERLGKVKGIFEQPASHILEIEKENGKVILVPFIGEFVKEVDLKGKKLVVSLIEGME